In the Desulfuromonadaceae bacterium genome, one interval contains:
- the ylqF gene encoding ribosome biogenesis GTPase YlqF has translation MKINWFPGHMRKSQRELLDMMPKVDVVIEVLDARLPQASSNPLLQELRGQRPCIKLLNKSDLADPQTTAAWVTYFEQQQGVRALPIEAKQRGEVERIQKLCRKLVPKRGSKGRDIRALVVGIPNVGKSTLINTLIGRKIARVGDKPAITTCPQQVDLRNGIRLFDSPGLLWPNLQDHHGSQCLAASGAIGDNALDTIEVARFSAEFLCSRYPQRLQERYTLTALPLAGDELIHAIGRRRGCLISGGEVDPVRAAELLLHEMRGGKLGRISFEEPPVTGEIVQEKA, from the coding sequence ATGAAGATCAACTGGTTCCCCGGACATATGCGTAAATCGCAGCGTGAGCTGCTCGACATGATGCCGAAAGTCGATGTGGTGATTGAAGTTCTCGATGCCCGCCTGCCGCAGGCAAGCTCCAATCCGCTGTTGCAGGAGTTGCGCGGCCAGCGCCCATGCATCAAGCTGCTGAACAAGAGTGACCTGGCTGATCCGCAGACGACTGCCGCCTGGGTAACCTATTTTGAACAACAACAGGGAGTACGTGCCCTGCCGATCGAGGCAAAACAGCGCGGCGAAGTGGAACGAATTCAAAAACTCTGTCGCAAACTGGTGCCGAAACGTGGCAGTAAAGGGCGGGATATTCGGGCACTGGTCGTCGGCATTCCGAATGTCGGCAAATCGACCCTGATCAACACCCTGATCGGTCGAAAAATTGCCCGCGTCGGCGACAAACCGGCGATCACCACCTGCCCGCAGCAAGTCGACCTGCGCAACGGTATCCGCCTCTTCGATAGTCCGGGGCTGCTCTGGCCGAACCTGCAAGACCACCACGGCAGCCAGTGTCTCGCCGCCAGCGGCGCCATCGGCGACAACGCCCTGGACACGATCGAGGTGGCACGCTTCAGTGCCGAGTTTCTCTGCTCCCGCTATCCGCAGCGGCTTCAGGAACGTTACACATTGACAGCACTGCCGCTCGCCGGGGACGAACTGATTCATGCCATCGGTCGACGCCGCGGCTGCTTGATCAGCGGTGGCGAGGTTGATCCGGTTCGCGCCGCAGAACTGTTATTGCACGAGATGCGCGGTGGCAAGCTGGGACGGATCAGCTTTGAAGAGCCCCCGGTTACGGGGGAGATTGTGCAGGAAAAAGCCTAA
- a CDS encoding DnaJ domain-containing protein, protein MAKDYYATLGVSKTADDKEIKKSYRKLALKYHPDKNPGDHAAEEHFKEITEAYAVLSDKQKRQQYDQFGDTDFHQRFSQEDIFRNADLGDIFREFGFGGGNDDILSQLFGGGRRHGGRGHRPMKGQDYSMRITIPFRLAVTGGERRVDFRTDHGSEQLNIRIPAGIEPGQKLRVSGKGAPAPGGGTPGNLFLEIGIDPDPLFSRDGNDLSVTVLVPFSGACLGTTIDVPTLDGHKRVKIPAGMQTGGKIRLKGFGVQKKTKGDLYAVIRIAVPKELTDEQQELLTKLRDSGL, encoded by the coding sequence ATGGCTAAAGATTATTACGCGACCCTCGGCGTCAGCAAAACCGCCGACGACAAAGAGATCAAAAAATCCTACCGTAAACTGGCACTGAAATATCACCCCGACAAAAACCCCGGCGACCACGCCGCTGAAGAGCATTTCAAGGAAATCACCGAGGCCTACGCGGTGCTCTCCGACAAACAGAAACGCCAGCAGTACGATCAGTTTGGCGACACCGATTTTCATCAGCGCTTCAGTCAGGAAGATATCTTTCGCAACGCCGATCTCGGCGATATTTTTCGGGAATTCGGCTTCGGCGGCGGCAACGACGACATCTTAAGCCAGTTGTTCGGCGGCGGTCGGCGTCACGGCGGACGCGGGCACCGCCCGATGAAAGGGCAGGACTATTCCATGCGCATCACCATCCCCTTCCGGCTGGCGGTCACCGGGGGCGAGCGGCGGGTTGATTTTCGTACCGACCACGGCAGCGAACAGCTCAACATCCGCATCCCGGCGGGGATTGAGCCGGGGCAGAAACTGCGCGTTTCCGGCAAAGGCGCTCCGGCTCCGGGCGGCGGCACACCGGGCAATCTGTTTCTGGAAATCGGTATCGATCCCGATCCGCTCTTTAGCCGCGACGGCAACGACCTGAGCGTCACCGTGCTGGTGCCGTTCAGCGGTGCCTGCCTCGGCACCACGATTGACGTACCAACACTCGACGGGCACAAACGGGTCAAGATCCCGGCGGGGATGCAGACCGGCGGCAAAATTCGGCTCAAGGGATTTGGTGTGCAGAAAAAAACCAAAGGGGATCTTTACGCGGTGATCAGAATTGCGGTTCCGAAAGAGTTGACCGATGAGCAGCAGGAACTGTTGACGAAGTTGCGCGACAGCGGGTTGTAG
- a CDS encoding MFS transporter yields MDNKISQSATLFAVCVAFFLMPFMMSAVGIALPTIGREFAASAKQLGLIETSYVLAASIFLLAMGRLGDIHGRRRVFKYGILLFTFSCGLLSQAWSVEALIAFRLLQGMGGAMIMATSTAILVSVFPAEERGRALGIAVASVYAGLSCGPFIGGSLTMTFGWRSIFYLSVPLGLIVFVTLLLKLRGEWADAAGEPFDWRGALIYATAILLLISGASQLERGLWAWGLAAAGVAGVGIFIAVEARTAFPLLNIALLRDNRSFALSNLAALLNYAATFGVTFFLSLYLQYVKGLSPRTAGLILIIQPVAQTLLSPLCGRLADHWPAERVATAGMTLCAGGLAVAATISATTSLFGIVLILLLLGTGFALFSSPNMSVIMGSVAPRYLGVASGMAATMRTLGMMTSMTIITIIFSILMGGHAVTPNTAPAFLLSMRVALVAFSVLCLVGICCSVSRHRRISKDD; encoded by the coding sequence ATGGATAACAAAATTTCACAATCCGCCACTCTTTTCGCCGTTTGCGTGGCCTTCTTTCTCATGCCGTTCATGATGTCTGCGGTCGGCATTGCCCTGCCGACGATCGGGCGGGAATTTGCCGCCAGCGCCAAGCAACTGGGGTTGATCGAAACCAGTTATGTTCTTGCGGCGTCAATTTTTCTGCTGGCGATGGGGCGGCTGGGGGATATTCACGGTCGGCGCCGGGTCTTCAAGTACGGCATTTTGCTCTTTACTTTTTCCTGTGGATTACTGTCGCAGGCCTGGTCGGTAGAAGCACTGATCGCCTTTCGGCTGCTCCAGGGGATGGGGGGAGCGATGATCATGGCGACCAGTACCGCGATTCTGGTATCGGTCTTTCCGGCCGAGGAACGCGGACGCGCACTCGGCATCGCCGTGGCCAGCGTCTATGCCGGGCTCTCGTGCGGGCCTTTTATCGGCGGCAGCCTGACCATGACCTTCGGTTGGCGCTCAATTTTTTATCTGAGTGTCCCGCTCGGGCTGATCGTATTTGTGACCCTGCTGTTAAAATTGCGCGGTGAATGGGCCGACGCCGCCGGTGAACCGTTCGACTGGCGCGGCGCGCTGATCTACGCCACGGCAATCTTGCTGCTGATCAGCGGCGCGTCACAACTGGAGCGCGGCCTCTGGGCCTGGGGGTTGGCCGCAGCAGGAGTGGCAGGCGTGGGGATCTTCATCGCAGTCGAAGCGCGCACCGCATTCCCTTTGTTGAATATCGCCCTGCTGCGCGACAACCGCTCCTTTGCGCTGAGCAATCTGGCCGCATTGCTCAACTACGCCGCGACCTTTGGCGTCACTTTTTTTCTCAGCCTCTACCTGCAATATGTCAAAGGGCTGTCGCCACGCACGGCGGGGCTGATTTTGATTATTCAGCCGGTGGCCCAGACCCTGCTTTCACCGCTGTGCGGGCGACTGGCCGACCACTGGCCGGCAGAACGTGTCGCGACCGCCGGCATGACGTTGTGTGCTGGCGGGCTGGCTGTCGCCGCAACCATCTCCGCGACCACCTCGCTCTTTGGTATCGTCCTCATCCTGCTCCTGCTCGGCACCGGGTTTGCCCTCTTTTCCTCCCCCAACATGAGTGTCATCATGGGGAGCGTCGCACCGCGTTATCTCGGTGTTGCCTCGGGGATGGCCGCGACCATGCGCACCCTGGGAATGATGACCAGCATGACGATCATTACGATCATTTTTTCGATCCTGATGGGTGGTCACGCAGTCACCCCGAATACCGCCCCGGCCTTTCTCCTCAGCATGCGCGTCGCGCTGGTCGCCTTCAGCGTCCTCTGTCTGGTGGGGATATGTTGTTCGGTCAGCCGCCACCGCCGCATCAGCAAAGACGACTGA
- a CDS encoding cyclopropane-fatty-acyl-phospholipid synthase family protein, with translation MSRSATWQNSEPGQNVRKYADFLTTIFNRAQIMPFAVRFWDGSEWRHGDAAPHFTLELKHPGALRRMFWRPSELSLGEAFIYDDFDVHGDMEASFTLAEYLFNRGWRLTEKLRLARKLLCLPRKSDMESACATAQLRGRAHSRNRDAQAIEYHYDISNDFYQLWLDQRMIYSCAFFHHPDDDLDVAQERKLDYLCRKLRLQRGETLLDIGCGWGGLILHAVKNYGVTALGITLSRNQADYANEQIRKAGLAGDCRAEICDYRDTPATKEFDKVVSVGMFEHVGAKKLPEYFKKVYQLLNDGGVFLNHGITRSVEDTKNRGPSFIDTYVFPDGELLPISTSLRIAEESGFEIRDVESHREHYAMTLRQWVKRLEERRDEAHELSNSRVYRIWRAYMAGSAYGFETGRIGLHQTLMVKSRKQASGLPLTRCDWYRPCPSGYH, from the coding sequence ATGTCCAGATCGGCAACTTGGCAAAATTCCGAACCGGGACAGAATGTTCGGAAATACGCCGATTTTTTAACCACGATTTTCAACCGGGCACAGATCATGCCCTTTGCCGTGAGGTTCTGGGACGGCAGTGAGTGGCGGCACGGCGACGCTGCCCCGCACTTTACGCTCGAACTGAAGCATCCGGGAGCATTACGCCGGATGTTCTGGCGACCGAGTGAGCTTTCCCTTGGTGAAGCGTTTATTTACGACGATTTCGATGTCCATGGCGACATGGAAGCGAGTTTCACGCTGGCGGAGTATTTGTTTAACCGCGGCTGGCGCCTGACCGAAAAATTACGCCTCGCCCGGAAGCTTTTGTGCCTGCCCCGCAAAAGCGACATGGAGAGCGCGTGCGCCACCGCACAGCTGCGTGGCCGGGCGCATTCAAGGAACCGCGACGCCCAGGCCATCGAATACCATTACGATATTTCCAACGATTTTTATCAACTTTGGCTGGATCAGCGGATGATCTATTCCTGTGCTTTCTTTCATCACCCCGATGATGACCTCGATGTGGCCCAGGAGCGTAAGCTTGACTACCTGTGTCGCAAATTGCGCTTGCAGCGGGGCGAAACATTGCTCGACATCGGTTGCGGTTGGGGCGGACTGATTCTCCATGCAGTAAAAAATTATGGCGTCACGGCACTCGGGATTACTTTAAGTCGCAATCAGGCGGATTACGCCAATGAGCAGATTCGCAAAGCCGGTTTGGCAGGGGACTGCCGGGCAGAGATCTGTGATTATCGCGATACTCCCGCAACTAAAGAATTTGACAAAGTGGTCAGCGTTGGCATGTTTGAGCATGTTGGCGCGAAAAAACTTCCGGAATATTTCAAAAAAGTTTACCAACTTCTCAATGACGGGGGAGTTTTTCTTAATCACGGTATCACACGCTCGGTTGAAGATACGAAAAACCGTGGCCCGTCATTCATCGATACGTATGTTTTTCCTGATGGTGAACTGCTGCCGATCAGTACCTCGCTGCGTATCGCCGAAGAGAGCGGTTTTGAAATTCGCGATGTCGAAAGTCATCGTGAACACTACGCCATGACTCTGCGGCAGTGGGTCAAACGGCTTGAAGAGCGACGGGATGAGGCGCATGAACTGAGCAATTCTCGTGTCTACCGGATTTGGCGGGCATATATGGCCGGTTCAGCCTACGGTTTCGAGACTGGTCGCATCGGACTCCATCAGACGCTGATGGTCAAGTCGCGCAAGCAGGCCAGCGGTCTGCCATTGACCCGCTGTGACTGGTATCGGCCCTGTCCGAGCGGTTATCATTAG